The following proteins are encoded in a genomic region of Burkholderia pyrrocinia:
- the apbC gene encoding iron-sulfur cluster carrier protein ApbC, whose translation MSIDRAQVDAALAAVVDPNTDRPYAAHKGVRNVAIDGDVVALDVVLGYPARSQHDDVRARVAAALQAVPGVRDARVAVSQEIVAHTVQRGVKLLPNVKNIVAVASGKGGVGKSTTAVNLALALAAEGASVGILDADIYGPSLPTMLGIHGQRPESPDNQSMNPLVGHGLQANSIGFLIEEDNPMVWRGPMATSALEQLLRQTNWRELDYLIVDMPPGTGDIQLTLAQRVPVTGAVIVTTPQDIALLDAKKGLKMFEKVGIPILGIVENMSIHVCSNCGHEEHIFGAGGAERMAKDYDVNVLGSLPLDMAIRERADSGTPTVAAEPDGALARRYRDIARGVALAIAERARDMTSKFPSIVVQNT comes from the coding sequence ATGAGCATTGACCGGGCACAAGTCGACGCCGCGCTGGCGGCAGTCGTCGACCCCAATACCGACCGTCCGTATGCGGCGCACAAGGGCGTGCGCAACGTCGCGATCGACGGCGACGTCGTGGCGCTCGACGTGGTGCTCGGCTATCCGGCGCGCAGCCAGCACGACGACGTGCGCGCGCGCGTCGCCGCGGCACTGCAGGCCGTGCCCGGCGTGCGCGACGCGCGCGTCGCCGTGTCGCAGGAGATCGTCGCGCACACGGTGCAGCGCGGCGTGAAGCTGCTGCCGAACGTGAAGAACATCGTTGCGGTCGCGTCGGGCAAGGGGGGCGTCGGCAAGAGCACGACGGCCGTGAACCTCGCGCTTGCGCTCGCCGCGGAAGGCGCGTCGGTCGGCATCCTCGACGCCGACATCTACGGCCCGTCGCTGCCGACGATGCTCGGCATCCACGGCCAGCGCCCCGAGTCTCCCGACAACCAGTCGATGAACCCGCTCGTCGGCCACGGGCTGCAGGCCAACTCGATCGGCTTCCTGATCGAGGAAGACAACCCGATGGTATGGCGCGGCCCGATGGCGACCTCCGCGCTCGAGCAGCTGCTGCGCCAGACCAACTGGCGCGAACTCGACTACCTGATCGTCGACATGCCGCCCGGCACGGGCGACATCCAGCTGACGCTCGCGCAGCGCGTGCCCGTCACGGGCGCGGTGATCGTCACGACGCCGCAGGACATCGCGCTGCTCGACGCGAAGAAGGGCTTGAAGATGTTCGAGAAGGTCGGGATTCCGATCCTCGGCATCGTCGAGAACATGAGCATCCATGTCTGCTCGAACTGCGGCCACGAGGAGCACATCTTCGGCGCCGGCGGGGCCGAGCGGATGGCGAAGGACTACGACGTGAACGTGCTCGGCAGCCTGCCGCTCGACATGGCGATCCGCGAGCGGGCCGACAGCGGCACGCCGACCGTCGCGGCCGAGCCGGACGGCGCGCTGGCGCGTCGCTACCGCGACATCGCGCGCGGGGTTGCGCTGGCGATTGCCGAGCGCGCGCGCGACATGACGTCGAAGTTTCCGTCGATCG
- a CDS encoding OmpA family protein, giving the protein MNMKIATRLSVFVLAGAVLAGCASPQGTNTAVGTGTGAALGAGIGALAGGGKGAAIGAGVGALVGGVTGYNWQAIRNKLAPSAAKTGTQVTEQPDGSLKLNVPSSVTFATNQYAITPAFTPLLNDLATTLNQNPQVTASVVGYTDSTGSAQLNQTLSQNRAQSVVNALSQRGVNGGRLSAQGMGASNPIADNASEAGRAQNRRVEIYLRAAQAQ; this is encoded by the coding sequence ATGAACATGAAAATCGCGACTCGCCTGTCCGTCTTCGTGCTGGCCGGCGCCGTGCTGGCTGGCTGCGCATCGCCGCAAGGCACCAACACGGCCGTCGGTACCGGCACGGGTGCGGCACTGGGCGCCGGCATCGGCGCACTGGCGGGCGGCGGCAAGGGCGCGGCGATCGGCGCAGGCGTTGGCGCGCTGGTCGGCGGCGTGACGGGTTACAACTGGCAGGCGATCAGGAACAAGCTCGCGCCGTCGGCAGCGAAGACGGGCACGCAGGTGACCGAGCAGCCGGACGGTTCGCTGAAGCTGAACGTGCCGAGCTCGGTGACGTTCGCGACGAACCAGTACGCGATCACGCCGGCATTCACGCCGCTGCTGAACGACCTGGCGACGACGCTGAACCAGAACCCGCAAGTGACGGCATCAGTCGTCGGCTATACGGACAGCACGGGCTCGGCGCAGCTGAACCAGACGCTGTCGCAGAACCGCGCGCAAAGCGTCGTGAACGCGCTCTCGCAGCGCGGCGTCAACGGCGGCCGCCTGTCGGCGCAAGGCATGGGCGCATCGAACCCGATCGCAGACAACGCGAGCGAAGCCGGCCGCGCGCAGAACCGCCGCGTCGAAATCTACCTGCGCGCAGCTCAGGCGCAGTAA
- the metG gene encoding methionine--tRNA ligase, with the protein MSASDLTSVQAAAPQGGRQILVTSALPYANGQIHIGHLVEYIQTDIWVRTLRMHGHEVYYIGADDTHGTPVMLRAEKEGLSPKQLIDRVWTEHKRDFDSFGVSFDNFYSTDSDENRVLSEKIYLALQEAGLIAEREIEQAYDPVKEMFLPDRFIKGECPKCHAKDQYGDNCEVCGSTYLPTELLNPYSVVSGATPVRKTSTHYFFRLSDPRCESFLREWVSGLAQPEATNKMREWLGDAGEAKLADWDISRDAPYFGFEIPGAPGKYFYVWLDAPVGYYASFKNLCDRNGIDFDAWIRPGSTAEQYHFIGKDILYFHTLFWPAMLEFSGHRTPTNVFAHGFLTVDGAKMSKSRGTFITAQSYIDTGLNPEWLRYYFAAKLNATMEDLDLNLDDFQARVNSDLVGKYVNIASRAAGFLIKRFEGRVQDSAMNHPLVATLRDAIPQIAAHYEAREYSRALRHTMELADEVNAYVDGAKPWELAKDPANAVALHETCSVSLEAFRLLSLALKPVMPRVAEAVEAFFGIAPLAWADAAKPLSSEQPIKAYQHLMTRVDAKQIDALLAANRDSLQAEATGAAAAGANAAKDAKNAKANAKPAVVNGADDAPISIDDFAKIDLRIAKIVACQAVEGSDKLLQLTLDIGEEKTRNVFSGIKSAYQPEQLVGKLTVMVANLAPRKMKFGLSEGMVLAASATDEKTEPGLYILEPHSGAKPGMRVK; encoded by the coding sequence ATGTCCGCATCCGACCTCACCTCCGTGCAGGCTGCGGCGCCGCAAGGCGGCCGCCAGATCCTCGTTACGTCCGCACTGCCCTATGCCAACGGGCAGATCCACATCGGCCACCTGGTCGAATACATCCAGACCGACATCTGGGTGCGGACGCTGCGAATGCACGGCCATGAGGTCTACTACATCGGCGCCGACGACACGCACGGCACGCCGGTCATGCTGCGCGCGGAAAAGGAAGGCCTGAGCCCGAAGCAGCTGATCGACCGCGTCTGGACCGAGCACAAGCGCGACTTCGACAGCTTCGGCGTGTCGTTCGACAACTTCTACTCGACCGATTCGGACGAGAACCGCGTGCTGAGCGAGAAGATCTACCTCGCGCTGCAGGAAGCCGGCCTGATCGCCGAGCGCGAGATCGAGCAGGCGTACGACCCCGTCAAGGAAATGTTCCTGCCGGACCGCTTCATCAAGGGCGAGTGCCCGAAGTGCCACGCGAAGGACCAGTACGGCGACAACTGCGAGGTGTGCGGCTCGACCTACCTGCCGACCGAACTGCTGAACCCGTATTCGGTCGTGTCGGGCGCGACGCCGGTGCGCAAGACGTCGACGCACTACTTCTTCCGCCTGTCCGACCCGCGCTGCGAGTCGTTCCTGCGCGAATGGGTGAGCGGCCTCGCGCAGCCCGAAGCGACCAACAAGATGCGCGAATGGCTCGGCGACGCCGGCGAGGCCAAGCTCGCCGACTGGGACATCTCGCGCGACGCGCCGTATTTCGGCTTCGAAATCCCGGGCGCGCCCGGCAAGTATTTCTACGTGTGGCTCGACGCGCCGGTCGGCTACTACGCGAGCTTCAAGAACCTGTGCGACCGCAACGGCATCGACTTCGACGCATGGATCCGCCCGGGCTCGACGGCCGAGCAGTACCACTTCATCGGCAAGGACATCCTGTACTTCCACACGCTGTTCTGGCCCGCGATGCTCGAGTTCTCGGGCCACCGCACGCCGACCAACGTGTTCGCGCACGGCTTCCTGACGGTCGACGGCGCGAAGATGTCGAAGTCACGCGGCACCTTCATCACTGCGCAGAGCTACATCGACACGGGCCTGAACCCCGAATGGCTGCGCTACTACTTCGCCGCGAAGCTGAACGCGACGATGGAAGACCTCGACCTGAACCTCGACGATTTCCAGGCACGCGTGAACAGCGACCTCGTCGGCAAGTACGTGAACATCGCGAGCCGCGCGGCCGGCTTCCTGATCAAGCGCTTCGAAGGCCGCGTGCAGGACAGCGCGATGAACCATCCGCTCGTCGCGACGCTGCGCGATGCGATCCCGCAGATCGCCGCGCACTACGAGGCGCGCGAATACAGCCGCGCGCTGCGCCACACGATGGAGCTCGCGGACGAAGTGAACGCGTACGTCGACGGCGCGAAGCCGTGGGAACTCGCGAAGGATCCGGCCAATGCGGTCGCGCTGCATGAAACCTGCAGCGTGAGCCTCGAGGCGTTCCGCCTGCTGTCGCTCGCGCTGAAGCCGGTGATGCCGCGCGTGGCCGAAGCCGTCGAGGCGTTCTTCGGGATCGCGCCGCTCGCGTGGGCCGATGCCGCGAAGCCGCTGTCGTCGGAACAGCCGATCAAGGCTTACCAGCACCTGATGACGCGCGTCGATGCGAAGCAGATCGACGCACTGCTCGCCGCGAACCGCGATTCGCTGCAGGCCGAGGCAACCGGCGCGGCCGCCGCGGGCGCGAACGCCGCGAAGGATGCGAAGAACGCCAAGGCGAACGCGAAGCCGGCCGTCGTGAACGGCGCCGACGACGCCCCCATCTCGATCGACGATTTCGCGAAGATCGATCTGCGCATCGCGAAGATCGTCGCGTGCCAGGCCGTCGAAGGCTCGGACAAGCTGCTGCAGCTCACGCTCGACATCGGCGAGGAAAAGACCCGCAACGTGTTTTCCGGCATCAAGTCCGCGTACCAGCCCGAGCAGCTCGTCGGCAAGCTGACGGTGATGGTCGCGAATCTCGCGCCGCGCAAGATGAAGTTCGGCCTGTCCGAAGGGATGGTGCTCGCCGCGTCAGCCACCGACGAGAAGACCGAGCCGGGCCTCTACATCCTCGAGCCGCACAGCGGCGCGAAGCCCGGCATGCGCGTGAAGTAA
- a CDS encoding translocation/assembly module TamB domain-containing protein — MTKDPNDTPPPHDPDSPDSAPDAPPRAPRRGRAVRVVAWTLATVVLLVVLAAGLVLAAATTERGTRLAWQVAGRVLGARLAGTLEGGSLATGVRLRGFAWTSPDGAGTEIRIDRLDGRWALTRAPWRLSIAYLRAGTIDVRIAPGPSTPSTTPQDLSLPLQLRIDDLRVDHVAIRDAGSTTQLDHLALNGRSDGRHHELVLDGVDTPYGALTARAKLDGVKPFALTGEATYAGKLSDEPVDARARVSGSLEALVADVDASGMKLKGRAHVEAAPFGAVPLTRASLAFDHVNPQALAPGAPAADLAVRAELAPVTAPAGAAPAKGFAVTGPVSIVNAKPGTLGDHLLPVIDAHANVHLDAHAQRIDELALKLIRDGSVTGNGTLTGGKGRFDLKVANLDLNAFVAELRPMRLGGPLGVTLAGDVTTVDFNLNDPKLALGARAKVALTAQQTVLTDARVTAAKGRIDLTGVFRHDAHSSYDAKATLTAFDPLLLAAMSAPKAGGGKAAKAPAKRGETRVSGTLTASGAFAPQVSTKATFKLGDSLYDGVPLTGAGVVQLAGSRILPSNATLSIAGNHVDLRGSFGAPGDRLRFVVDAPQLDRLGFGVEGLVQAQGDLTGSFAHPNVTGTYKAEHVVVGSNRIGAAQGRTDIRDGAHGALVFTADATDIALGSLKLKSLRANLDGTRAKHTLDASAVGMAGGRVIDATLAANGGVVENRDGMRWDGTVTRLANRGTPAVALQAPLAVSAGAGRVTLGATRLTLEGAAIDLKSFVFDHGQMRSAGAVSGASIARFLEIRQELTGQRPPVRTDVVLDADWDFSLGANATGYVQVKRRGGDVTIESGRGIASLGLTDLSARASFAPGNRLNVTALAKASRIGTLDANVTVPFALRDGVFGVVDDGPLSGRIDADIPALKTTGNLFGPSYLLGGRAALKLTVAGTPVKPNLSGMLTGDDLSATLVDQGVQLKDGIVRVKLAENLVEFQQVEFHGGDGTLRALGRVRLDGEAPDLTASIVADKLELFAAPDRKLSLSGKATVANDGPRGALSIDGKFVVDRALFDLPEDSAPHLSDDVVIVRPDSTVRGETPTGTAAAKPQPAADKPAPSLAPRANIDIGLGNNFRFKGHGADLGLRGTITVMSAPGVPLRAVGNVRVTEGSTYTSFGRKLAVENGFFTFNGPVSNPGVNILAMRRNQEVEAGVQVTGTIQSLTVKLVSEPNVTDNEKLSWLLFGHGTDQGNNVGQQGTMTAALGLLGSVTGKRVAQTFGLDEFSIGRSDVGLTDPQVVQVSKAINERFVLGFEQGLQSASNAFKATINLTRFWSVSAYGGTFQGVDLNYTRRFDRWFGQR; from the coding sequence ATGACGAAGGACCCGAACGACACGCCGCCGCCTCACGATCCGGACTCGCCCGACAGTGCGCCCGACGCGCCGCCGCGCGCGCCGCGCCGCGGGCGCGCGGTGCGCGTCGTCGCGTGGACGCTCGCGACGGTGGTGCTGCTCGTCGTGCTGGCGGCCGGGCTCGTGCTGGCCGCGGCGACGACCGAGCGCGGCACGCGGCTCGCGTGGCAGGTGGCCGGGCGCGTGCTCGGCGCACGGCTCGCGGGCACGCTCGAAGGCGGCTCGCTCGCGACCGGCGTGCGGTTGCGCGGGTTCGCATGGACCAGCCCCGACGGCGCCGGCACCGAGATCCGCATCGACCGGCTCGACGGCCGCTGGGCACTGACCCGCGCGCCGTGGCGGCTGTCCATTGCCTATCTTCGTGCCGGCACGATCGACGTGCGGATCGCGCCGGGGCCGTCGACGCCGAGTACGACGCCGCAGGACCTGAGCCTGCCGCTGCAGTTGCGGATCGACGACCTGCGCGTCGATCACGTCGCGATCCGCGACGCCGGTTCGACGACGCAGCTCGACCACCTCGCGCTGAACGGCCGCAGCGACGGCCGTCACCATGAGCTCGTGCTCGACGGCGTCGATACGCCGTACGGCGCGCTGACCGCGCGCGCGAAGCTTGACGGCGTGAAGCCGTTCGCGCTGACGGGCGAAGCCACCTACGCGGGCAAGCTGTCCGACGAGCCGGTCGACGCGCGGGCCCGCGTGTCGGGCTCGCTCGAGGCGCTGGTCGCCGATGTCGACGCGAGCGGGATGAAGCTGAAGGGGCGCGCACACGTCGAGGCCGCGCCGTTCGGCGCGGTGCCGCTCACGCGCGCGTCGCTCGCGTTCGATCACGTGAACCCGCAGGCGCTCGCGCCCGGCGCGCCGGCCGCCGATCTCGCGGTGCGCGCGGAGCTCGCGCCCGTGACCGCACCGGCCGGCGCCGCGCCGGCGAAGGGTTTCGCGGTGACGGGCCCGGTGTCGATCGTCAACGCGAAGCCCGGCACGCTCGGCGACCATCTGCTGCCGGTGATCGACGCGCACGCGAACGTGCATCTCGACGCGCACGCGCAGCGGATCGACGAACTCGCGCTGAAACTGATCCGCGACGGCAGCGTGACGGGCAACGGCACGCTGACGGGCGGCAAGGGCCGCTTCGACCTGAAGGTCGCGAACCTCGACCTGAACGCATTCGTCGCCGAGCTGCGGCCGATGCGCCTGGGCGGCCCGCTCGGCGTGACGCTCGCGGGCGACGTGACGACCGTCGATTTCAACCTGAACGACCCGAAGCTCGCGCTCGGTGCGCGCGCGAAGGTCGCGCTGACGGCGCAGCAGACCGTGCTGACCGACGCGCGCGTGACGGCGGCCAAGGGCCGTATCGACCTGACGGGCGTGTTCCGCCACGACGCGCATTCGAGCTATGACGCGAAGGCGACGCTGACGGCATTCGATCCGCTGCTGCTCGCCGCGATGAGCGCGCCGAAGGCAGGTGGCGGCAAGGCGGCAAAGGCGCCGGCCAAGCGCGGCGAGACGCGCGTGTCGGGCACGTTGACGGCGTCGGGTGCGTTTGCGCCGCAGGTGTCGACGAAGGCGACCTTCAAGCTCGGCGACAGCCTGTACGACGGCGTGCCGCTGACCGGTGCCGGCGTCGTGCAGCTCGCCGGCTCGCGGATCCTGCCGAGCAACGCGACCCTGTCGATCGCGGGCAACCATGTCGACCTGCGCGGCAGCTTCGGCGCGCCCGGCGACCGGCTGCGCTTCGTTGTCGACGCGCCGCAGCTCGACCGGCTCGGCTTCGGCGTGGAGGGGCTCGTGCAGGCGCAGGGCGACCTGACCGGCAGCTTCGCGCATCCGAACGTGACGGGCACCTACAAGGCCGAGCACGTCGTCGTCGGATCGAACCGGATCGGCGCCGCGCAGGGCCGCACGGACATCCGCGACGGCGCGCACGGCGCACTCGTGTTTACCGCCGACGCGACCGACATCGCGCTCGGCTCGCTGAAGCTGAAATCGCTGCGCGCGAACCTCGACGGCACGCGTGCGAAGCACACGCTCGACGCATCGGCGGTCGGGATGGCCGGCGGCCGCGTGATCGACGCGACGCTCGCGGCGAACGGCGGTGTGGTCGAGAACCGCGACGGGATGCGCTGGGACGGCACCGTCACGCGTCTCGCGAACCGCGGCACGCCGGCCGTCGCGCTGCAGGCACCGCTTGCCGTGTCGGCCGGCGCCGGCCGCGTGACGCTCGGCGCGACGCGCCTTACGCTCGAAGGCGCGGCGATCGACCTGAAGTCGTTCGTGTTCGATCACGGCCAGATGCGCTCGGCGGGCGCCGTGAGCGGCGCGTCGATCGCGCGCTTCCTCGAGATCCGCCAGGAGCTGACGGGCCAGCGGCCGCCGGTGCGGACCGACGTCGTGCTCGACGCAGACTGGGATTTCTCGCTCGGCGCGAACGCGACGGGCTACGTGCAGGTGAAGCGCCGCGGCGGCGACGTGACGATCGAGAGCGGGCGCGGCATCGCGTCGCTCGGGCTGACCGACCTGTCCGCGCGCGCAAGCTTCGCGCCCGGCAACCGGCTCAACGTGACGGCGCTCGCGAAGGCGAGCCGGATCGGCACGCTCGACGCGAACGTCACGGTGCCGTTCGCGCTGCGCGACGGCGTGTTCGGGGTCGTCGACGATGGCCCGCTGTCGGGCCGCATCGACGCCGACATCCCGGCGCTGAAGACGACCGGCAACCTGTTCGGCCCGAGCTATCTTCTCGGCGGGCGCGCGGCGCTGAAGCTGACGGTCGCCGGCACGCCGGTGAAGCCGAACCTGTCGGGGATGCTGACGGGCGACGATCTGTCCGCGACACTCGTCGACCAGGGCGTGCAGCTGAAGGACGGTATCGTGCGCGTGAAGCTCGCGGAAAACCTCGTCGAATTCCAGCAGGTCGAGTTCCACGGCGGCGACGGCACGCTGCGCGCGCTCGGCCGCGTGCGCCTCGACGGCGAGGCGCCCGACCTGACCGCGAGCATCGTCGCGGACAAGCTCGAGCTGTTCGCGGCGCCGGACCGCAAGCTGTCGCTGTCGGGCAAGGCAACCGTCGCGAACGACGGGCCGCGCGGCGCGCTGTCGATCGACGGCAAGTTCGTCGTCGACCGTGCGCTGTTCGACCTGCCCGAGGATTCGGCGCCGCACCTGTCCGACGATGTCGTGATCGTGCGGCCGGACAGCACCGTGCGCGGCGAGACACCGACGGGCACCGCGGCCGCGAAGCCGCAGCCGGCCGCGGACAAGCCGGCGCCGTCGCTCGCGCCGCGCGCCAACATCGACATCGGCCTCGGCAACAACTTCCGCTTCAAGGGCCACGGCGCGGATCTCGGCTTGCGCGGCACGATCACCGTGATGAGCGCGCCGGGCGTGCCGCTGCGCGCGGTCGGCAACGTGCGCGTGACGGAAGGATCGACGTACACGTCGTTCGGCCGCAAGCTCGCGGTCGAGAACGGTTTCTTCACGTTCAACGGCCCCGTGTCGAACCCGGGCGTCAACATCCTCGCGATGCGGCGCAACCAGGAAGTCGAAGCCGGCGTGCAGGTGACGGGCACGATCCAGTCGCTGACGGTCAAGCTCGTGTCGGAGCCGAACGTCACGGACAACGAAAAGCTGTCGTGGCTGCTGTTCGGGCACGGCACCGACCAGGGCAACAACGTCGGCCAGCAGGGCACGATGACGGCGGCGCTCGGGCTGCTCGGCAGCGTGACCGGCAAGCGCGTCGCGCAGACCTTCGGTCTCGACGAGTTCTCGATCGGCCGCAGCGATGTCGGCCTGACCGATCCGCAGGTCGTGCAGGTGTCGAAGGCGATCAACGAGCGTTTCGTGCTCGGCTTCGAGCAGGGCCTGCAATCGGCGAGCAACGCGTTCAAGGCGACGATCAACCTGACGCGCTTCTGGTCGGTGTCCGCGTACGGCGGCACGTTCCAGGGCGTCGACCTGAACTACACGCGGCGCTTCGATCGCTGGTTCGGTCAACGATGA
- a CDS encoding autotransporter assembly complex protein TamA: MAGHANQQRTAAHDAGRQAVGSSARRGDGGGAARAARVALACIAMLAALPAQAKYDVDIDAPRSIRKLLKSHLDIARFAKRDDISEDQFDFLVTATPQQVRDLAATAGYFSPVVRTDVRTRDGKRDVRIAVDPGPQTVVSTVDLTFKGPIDTEDPKQEAATRFAFSLKPGDPFTQSDWDGAKGSALKQLQSRRYLGAKIASSEARIDPRTQRATLAVTFDSGPTFTIGKVDVDGVRRYPEKIVTNVNPLSEGEIYDVQRITELQRQLQNTPYYASVAIDVGDDTAKPERTPVHVKVSEFPYNNIRGGVGFATDTGPHVQGSYTYLDTFGAAWPLTVSGRLDQIQQYGQVQLSMPPGEKGWTNSVLASYTNTNVSDTRIYSARVGVQRTRTGQYIDYAYSLMYYQDRLDQNGAGPTTSRALVPQWAWTRRNVDDPLFPRSGNLIHAEAGFAIKGVATDQTFIRGYARGQQYVPVGKRDLFVFRAELGGVFTSGSSTGVPASLLFRAGGSNSVRGYGYQSIGNSVDGSVLPTKYLMTGTAEYQHWFNRDWGAATFFDIGTATDAWGEKVFYPGVGIGARWRSPVGPINVDVAYGLRNHSVRPYLTLGIAF, encoded by the coding sequence TTGGCGGGTCACGCGAACCAGCAACGAACCGCGGCGCATGATGCCGGGCGGCAGGCAGTCGGCAGCAGCGCCCGGCGCGGTGACGGCGGCGGGGCGGCCCGGGCCGCGCGCGTGGCCCTCGCCTGCATCGCGATGCTCGCCGCGTTGCCCGCGCAGGCCAAGTACGACGTCGACATCGATGCGCCGCGCTCGATCCGCAAGCTGCTCAAGTCGCATCTCGATATCGCGCGCTTCGCGAAACGCGACGACATCAGCGAAGACCAGTTCGACTTCCTCGTGACCGCCACGCCGCAGCAGGTGCGCGACCTGGCCGCGACGGCCGGCTATTTCTCGCCGGTCGTGCGCACCGACGTGCGCACGCGCGACGGCAAGCGCGACGTGCGCATCGCGGTCGATCCGGGGCCGCAGACCGTCGTGTCGACGGTCGATCTGACGTTCAAGGGGCCCATCGACACCGAGGATCCGAAACAGGAGGCGGCGACCCGTTTCGCGTTCTCGCTGAAGCCGGGCGACCCGTTCACGCAGTCCGACTGGGATGGCGCGAAGGGTTCGGCGCTCAAGCAACTGCAGTCGCGCCGCTATCTCGGCGCGAAGATCGCCTCGTCCGAGGCGCGCATCGACCCGCGTACGCAGCGCGCGACGCTCGCGGTCACGTTCGACAGCGGCCCGACGTTCACGATCGGCAAGGTCGATGTCGACGGCGTGCGCCGCTATCCGGAGAAGATCGTCACGAACGTCAATCCGCTGTCGGAAGGCGAAATCTACGACGTGCAGCGGATCACCGAATTGCAGCGGCAGTTGCAGAACACGCCGTACTACGCGAGCGTCGCGATCGACGTCGGCGACGATACGGCGAAGCCCGAGCGCACGCCCGTGCACGTGAAGGTCAGCGAGTTCCCGTACAACAACATCCGCGGCGGCGTCGGCTTTGCAACCGACACGGGCCCGCACGTGCAGGGCTCCTATACGTATCTCGACACGTTTGGCGCCGCGTGGCCGCTGACCGTGTCGGGCCGGCTCGACCAGATCCAGCAGTACGGGCAGGTCCAGCTGTCGATGCCGCCGGGCGAGAAAGGCTGGACCAACAGCGTGCTCGCGTCCTATACGAACACCAACGTGTCGGACACGCGCATCTACAGCGCGCGGGTCGGCGTGCAGCGCACGCGCACCGGCCAGTACATCGACTACGCGTATTCGCTGATGTACTACCAGGACCGGCTCGACCAGAACGGCGCGGGGCCGACCACGAGCCGCGCGCTCGTGCCGCAATGGGCATGGACGCGCCGCAACGTCGACGATCCGCTGTTCCCGCGCTCGGGCAACCTGATCCACGCGGAGGCCGGTTTCGCGATCAAGGGCGTGGCGACCGACCAGACCTTCATCCGCGGCTACGCGCGCGGCCAGCAATACGTGCCGGTCGGCAAGCGCGACCTGTTCGTGTTCCGTGCGGAGCTCGGCGGCGTGTTTACGAGCGGCAGTTCGACGGGCGTGCCCGCGTCGCTGCTGTTCCGCGCGGGCGGCTCGAACTCGGTGCGCGGTTATGGTTACCAGAGCATCGGCAACAGCGTCGACGGCTCGGTGCTGCCGACCAAGTACCTGATGACGGGCACCGCCGAATACCAGCACTGGTTCAACCGCGACTGGGGCGCCGCGACGTTCTTCGACATCGGCACCGCCACCGATGCGTGGGGCGAGAAGGTGTTCTACCCGGGCGTCGGCATCGGCGCGCGCTGGCGCAGCCCCGTCGGCCCGATCAACGTCGACGTCGCGTACGGGTTGCGCAACCATAGCGTGCGCCCGTACCTGACGCTCGGCATCGCTTTCTGA
- a CDS encoding DUF3460 family protein, producing MPYQSDVTQFLNQLKQQKPTLEEEQRKGRSLLWDKQPIDLEERTEQQESRVTQTSYVYYQNF from the coding sequence ATGCCGTACCAGTCCGACGTCACGCAGTTCCTGAACCAGCTCAAGCAGCAGAAGCCGACGCTCGAGGAAGAGCAGCGCAAGGGCCGCTCGCTGCTGTGGGACAAGCAGCCGATCGACCTCGAAGAGCGCACCGAGCAGCAGGAATCGCGCGTGACGCAAACGTCGTACGTCTACTACCAGAACTTCTGA
- a CDS encoding segregation and condensation protein A, with the protein MSAADEASAARQGDAVAAPAGADSTPDTVDGVAAFARLYGEPLFKLPQDLYIPPDALEIFLETFEGPLDLLLYLIRKQNFNVLDIPMAQVTAQYLGYVDQIRTSNLELAAEYLLMAAMLIEIKSRMLLPVKKADTGDEAEDPRAELVRRLLEYEQMKLAAQRIDRLPQLGRDFLRADVYIEQSITPRFPDVNSDDLRAAWADVLKRAKLVQHHKISREELSVREHMSLILRRLQNARFMEFADLFDTSRGVPVVVVNFIAMLELARESLVEITQAEPFAPVYVRLAYLPA; encoded by the coding sequence GTGAGCGCCGCCGACGAGGCCAGCGCCGCCCGGCAGGGCGACGCAGTCGCCGCGCCCGCGGGCGCCGATTCGACGCCCGACACGGTCGACGGTGTCGCGGCGTTTGCTCGCCTGTATGGCGAGCCGCTCTTCAAGCTGCCGCAGGATCTCTACATCCCGCCCGATGCGCTCGAAATCTTCCTCGAGACGTTCGAAGGCCCGCTCGACCTGCTGCTCTACCTGATCCGCAAGCAGAACTTCAACGTGCTCGACATCCCGATGGCGCAGGTCACTGCGCAATATCTGGGCTACGTCGACCAGATCCGCACGTCGAACCTCGAGCTGGCGGCCGAGTACCTGCTGATGGCCGCCATGCTGATCGAGATCAAGTCGCGGATGCTGCTGCCGGTCAAGAAGGCCGACACCGGCGATGAAGCCGAGGATCCGCGCGCCGAACTCGTGCGCCGCCTGCTCGAATACGAGCAGATGAAGCTCGCCGCGCAGCGCATCGACCGGTTGCCGCAGCTCGGCCGCGACTTCCTGCGCGCCGATGTCTACATCGAGCAAAGCATCACGCCGCGCTTCCCCGACGTGAACTCGGACGACCTGCGCGCCGCGTGGGCCGATGTGCTCAAGCGCGCGAAGCTCGTCCAGCACCACAAGATCTCGCGCGAGGAGCTGTCGGTGCGCGAGCACATGAGCCTGATCCTGCGCCGGCTGCAGAACGCGCGCTTCATGGAGTTCGCCGACCTGTTCGACACGTCGCGCGGCGTGCCGGTCGTCGTCGTGAACTTCATCGCGATGCTCGAACTCGCGCGCGAATCGCTCGTCGAGATCACGCAGGCCGAGCCGTTCGCACCGGTCTACGTGCGCCTCGCGTACCTGCCCGCGTAA